The DNA segment acaacactgaagcaattttcattcatcagttgcttggacacaccacctgctcgtctgcttaatttcactttttcaacttatgttttatggatttaactaattataggtttagtggccgtgctagttgttaccagcaaatatcagcgttatttctcttgagcacgttttaagccttcccggctttgtcacttttttctgttcattggcgcgtgttagtaacaactggcttgatttttcgtccccaccgcgcttttgacgaaaaataaaatgaatgattGATGACGATTTTACTGgttacagtaattaaacaaaaaatttggcGCCACAGGAACGCGATCATTTCTGAAGAGGAGATTTTTAGCACAAAAACCATAATTGCTGCGATTGAACGTTCCCGCTACGCGAGACGAGCCAGGGCCTTTAATCAGGACACGACCTACCACGACCAAATAGTTAAAATTTGCGAAGTCCTTCGACGCGAACCCGCATAAACGTTTCTATGTATAAGGACCGTGTTGTATCTCACATTGCTACACACCATTGTATTTTGTTGACACGCGCATTTGATGCGTTATTTGTGAATGAACAGTGAATTGTAAATTCTTTGTGTTTTTCGCCTCAATAAAATATGCTGTACATCAGGCGCttctatgacgtaataaagtaaattgtatttatattttaactggAATCATAGAGAGGAGTTGTAAAGCACAGAACACGGCGTCAACAATTACATAAGAAATCGCGAtcataaaatgcaaatttaaataCCATTTGAAGAAATGTAGAAGTGACCACGACATTGCTGCATTGACCACTCGTAATCGCACTCGAGTAAATGAATTTCTCAATACATGAgtgacatcatcaacaacgaccaaaattaatttcttagttttaataaaattttgaatttcttagaATGGTTATGAACAATTCATATACATCtgcttgttacgtcataataagcaCGATCTCGTCGGCAAAGTtaacaaattacataaaacaaacaaaccaatgCAAAGTTGtacaatgacatcacaatagttATCGCGAGTGTAGTGTGGTGCAGGGATGAACCAATCTGGTGTTTTCCGCATCATTTAGCGCTTCTTGGAGTTTGTCTCGTTCATCCCGATTCACTTCTGTGAGCGAAGTTTGGTGCGATCTTCAACACGAACTTCCATCCTGGTTTGAATCTCGTTCAAGTTTGGTGCGATAATCACGAACTTTCAACCTGGTTTGAATCTTGTTGAGAGCTGATTGGATCTTGCTTCTTTCATCCTGATTAGCAACTCGCCATCTTCCATCATCACCAATGAAGCAATTCCACATCGACAGCACATCTCTCACGACTCTCAACAAcccgatgacgtcatcgatgTTTGATGGTTGCAGATGGTTACCAGTGATATCCATCTTTCCAATCTagagttgaaatatttgtgatGACGTCAACTATAACTTGGACTATCTCGGTTCAACTCAGTGCCAATGATATCGATGCACAGATTCTATCTTATTATAAAATACTATGTGCGTGGTTTATATACAAACgtacagaaaatatttttcatttgtggtaCCGACCAAAGTAGCAGCTGATTcgttatgtttatttttaataatacgTTAACTATGATTCAAGTTAactacagtactgtatattgATATAAGTTGTCACTACAGTAACAAACAAGGTAAATAAACACAAGGTGGCGCATATTTCACAGGTTGCAGGTTACCAAATTATCAAAACACCAATTGCGTGACTGGGGCCAGTTATTGACTTAAAGGGAGGGAAATGCGattgttgatattttgacaaCCAGGCTTCGACAAATCTCCGCGTTGTTAAATACTTGTGcttctttgtgacgtaacaaaaatGTAGTGACGTAATGGGTAATTAGACAGAGCAACGTTATATTCGTGATTTAAATCGAGTTTGGTGacaaaaagttttcaagttcactattttaaacaatatttttacgAACATTAATTGTAATAACTAACCAGCTACCGCCATAAAAATTTGAtatgtaaaaaagttaaacaatgatTGTGTTGTGAATATGACGTCAGAATAGATGACAACGCATGATCTCTTCCATTTCACCAAGATCTCAATGGCGTAATAATGTCAAAGGCTTGAATATATacagtgacatcacaattacTCCAAAATATGACTCAGTTATAAGTGACTCATAGACATGACCGCACTTACGACTTTTTGCCAACCTTAAATGGGACAAGTCagcaatttaatattttgattggTCGGGAACAATTAGTCGGaatgtaaacaaacaacaataagTAATTGATGTCAATAATATCTTACTTGTCCTGGTTTCATCTCTTTTATGACCGAAGCGATCTCGTGAAATGAATTCGCATCCAGGGAACATAAAAACAGATTGAGCTCATCCAATTGCTTTGTGACGTGTTTCATGACGAAGCAGAACCCAGGGACCAGGTTTGAATTCATCGGGTGCGGTAAATGGATTGTTGTTGGAAAATGCTCTGCTGCTTTGGTTGCGATGGACGAATCTTTTCCTTCTCCAACGCAGGCGTACAGGTCGAATAGTTTGTTTGCGAGTGCTTTATCAACTAAATAAACATAATAGTCATAAAACGATTATGTGGGTAGAATTGCTACAATAATATATCCATAAAAGTGGGACGATACAGATATGTTTGGTGGTCAGcgggaaataaaaaaaataaaaatataaactacaTTGCTATGTAGTCTCGTAAATCTGCAACCACACGTGGCTAAACACACAACAATcaagaaatattaaaattataaattatgattgttacatcacaatttcAATTGTTACGCAAAGGTTGATGATAAATTTGCATATCTATAGAAGCATTGTATAATTCTATTCtaattatatttaattatattataattcTATTCTATATAATTGAATATAATTTTAAGACATGGAAAAAGTCACCAGATAACTATATACGTAATAGGTGGTAAAGAATAAAGTCAATACATcgcattatgatgtcacaaacatTTTCTACATAATAATGACGTGACATATCTTTGCTGTCACATTTGCTAAAATTATATCCAAGTGTGTGTTAAAGTATTGACATCAGCTGCCTATGTACACATGTGGAGACATGAAGACGGCTAGAGATGTACCGATGCCGATATATCACGTTGACTCGAATATTTTCATCTCTGCCCTGTACACACGTGTTAAATAACGAATTATCACAACCGGTCTTATTTCTTATTTCGTCTGTCTTGCTTCGCTTTTGAAGACGTGGTAATTTAACACAGTTGTAAATCTTTATGCTGCGCAGTGTCATCCCTTTAGTCAGGTAATTCTGTTCATGTCACAGTCTTCCATTACCGCGATACATTGCTTTGTATTCGCCTTTTTCCTTGAAAGTCTTCAGCGAAATGACAATGCAGCGCCTTGTTGCCAACACGAGTAGCTGAGACGCTTTGTTTGGTGAAGAATTTAACCCCATTTCCGCCGAGGCATCGTTTATATTAAAGCGATCTTTTTGAAACATGGTCGACAAATCAACCAAGTGAGATACTTCAAAGCGTCAATGATAAACCATAGCATTCATCTCATTCTTTTCGTATAAAGATGTTGACATCAAATGGTGTAGTTGCAATAACTTTCACCAGTATTGACAACGTAATAAAACCTAACATAAAAGTAGGCTACGAATGCAACGACGTTAACAACGGAAGTTGAATGTCAGCCAAACAGCATCTCAATTATCTGTACGTCGACGCTCATGATTGTCAACAATACGTCAACAGACTTGAACAATTACTTCGTGAGAAAAATTCcgtaattttattgtttaaagatGATCACGTGCGGAATGTTTATCGCACGAACAGAGTTGGGCCGATgagacaaaaactttttcaagaCTTTTAGTCGGGCGAATAAACGTAAAACGTCAACTCGTTTTTGGCCAAATATATTCGTCAAAAATGACACATTACACATCACAGAACGTAGGCTCAAAGTAGCCGTCACTCTAAACACGTGTCATTAGCGGATCGTGTTACACAGTTTTTATTCTGTTTCGCTTCTAAGGCGAACGCTAAGAAATGTTAAAGGAACGCaaccaattaaaaattaaccgGTGACCGCTAATTTTCTGCTCTATCAGTTGcagaaatgtaaatttttagaGATCGTTAAAGAATGTTAAGTTTCGGTTCCAAAAACATCTTCACAGAACGCTGTGCGCGTGCGTACAAATACGGGTTTACAACCGCAAAAGTGGCAAGTTAGCTGTTTGGTttggaaaacataaaaaccTTATATTACATGACGTAGCGCGCAAGAAAAATACCACATCGCATTAAATGTTGCTTTTGTGAAAAGTCACAAACATCGACCGATGCCGATGTTGAGAAGGGCCGATACATCGGGATCAGTAACATCGGTAAAACCCCGGCATCGGTACATCTCTATCCTCGACCAATACTTGGTAACAAGGTGTCTGCACTTTATACACAAATGCAAACACTGGCTACCGTCACTGTATGATTCAACAAGGtttgaatttgtattttaaacaaatatgtTGTTCTTGGTCACCACTATTAcattaaaaaaactgaaagacATCACTATTTACAATATTGCCATTTTTTCGCCTCGCTATAAACCGATTTTATTTACCTGGAAGTGATTCCGTAAACTTTTCTGAAATGAATTCCAGCTGCTGGATGAgatgtttcttcaaaatttCCTTTTTCGTCTGAAGATCTCCtgaaaataaatcataaaatcaatcaacttaaacacactCGTTGCAAACTATCATTGGCAGCCATActgctgttatttttaaataaaactgataCAGCAATAAAACAAAGCCACAACCATTGGCACCACATGCAACATGGTATGGAAAGAAATAGGTTTTCAAAGTTTAGTGGTACAATGATATTAATATCAACTTATAGTTTAATAACTAATCTGTTCAGAGCCCAACATGTACAGCAAAATTTGGgttgttaaaaaattatattatgaGTGTGAGATAAAGTTAAGTATCCATAAAATAATGGACAAAATGCCAAAACGACAGTGAATTACCAGCACAACATCGcataaattgcacatttctcATAACACGGCACACACTTAATAATGcaacaaagttgaaaagagTGAGAAGTATAAGATAGAGGGGAATAACACATGCGCTGTTTTATCGTATTTACTCGATTGTAAGCCGCGGAACAAAGTATCTCTTATCATCATTTGTGCGGTTTACAATAGATGGCGGCTTACATTTTCTTCTGGTTGTGTGCCACACGTCGTAAAACTACGTTTATTGGTTGTGCATGCAGTAAACGCGTGATCAGTGCGTGATACGATGCTGCTCTGTTGGCAAGGcaacttttgtttcttttttatcggGAGTGGGAGAGGAGCGGAGAAACTCAACATAATCACAGATACCACTTGTGTTGcgcggcttacaatcaaggGCGGGTTAGATTCGAGTAAATACGATAAACATAGTACACGCAGCTACTGCAAAACCGGTTCCTGGTGATATGAAAATGGTCTACTGTGAAGCtttgaaaacaatattgtTCGTGATTAAAAGATACAACGCATTTCTTATGTATTGTTCAAAATCTCAAGATGCCCCTGACCACTTTCATGGCAGCCCGGTTGGAAACACTGCTTTAGTTCATGGACATGGCGagttaaacaataacaaaaatggaaGGAAACTGTCCACACaaatgtaataataaaacaCAACTTACTGAACATAACTTGCATAGACTTTATcatatgtttatgtttttgttgttctaTGTGAAATATGCATCTCGCACAAAATTCCCATGCATGGTACTAAATCATACAGAGCATAAAACGTGACACATTGGAGTCAACAAAACTCTAATTGACAGGTCATTGCGAAATATTATTGCACAAGTTtcatctaaaacaaaaaaatatgtgtGACGagacagaaaaaataaaattagaacacataaaaaacaaatgcacAACTATGATGATACTTTTGCAGTTGTAATGACGTGATAGGAACTACACTAGCCCGAAGTTAAATGAAGTAACAGTAAAATAACCAAAACGATCAGAAGCAAATGAGCAAACATACAAGTAAAAGTATATAAGAATTCAAAAAAGATACAGTATACAAAAATACAAGCACGGTACCTAATCACTGCTTTCATTTGTTGTGTATCGTGGTAAAACATAACTCATAATTACCTGAAACAGCTTTCGACCCCAAATCAAACAACAGGCCACAGACGAATCTTCTAACCACTGTCCAATGCTCTTGAAACAGTGATGTTTCTACAAACTCTTGAAACTCCTCCAGTGGCATTTCGTAAACAACATAGGATGCTGTGAGATGTTCTTGGAAAGTCTGATGACAGAAGTAGAACTTGGTGTTGCCTTCAAAAAGACAGCTGTTGACACTAAGTCCATGAGTGTGGAGTTGAACCACGATATCGTGGATGGTAGCTGGGTTAACTTGGGCATTTCTTAGCTGCTTAGCAGTTAGCACAACTTTTCCTTCCATGGTTGCATCAAACGCGAGAACTCTCAACCTCTTAAGCAGCTCATTGAAGCCTTCTGTGTTACGGATATGTCCACTTTGAGTCAGATTCTTCATCACTGTTGCAAACAGCCTTGTAGGGGTGGAAGCATCACCAATGTCCTCTGATGGATCGATGTTGCTGGAAATGATCATCTGGAGCATCAAGGGATTTCTACACATTGACAGCATTTGACTTGAAGTTGTATTTATCTTCCTCCAGAGATCTTCATCAGCAAAGACAAGGAACAACTCGTGTGAGTTGAAAACACTGAGGTCACCCAGAGCATAAGTGACCTGAGGTCTTGCTAGTTCATGGAGGTAGAGCACTGCATGTGGCCTGGATGTGATGATGAGGAGACTGTTGGGGAAGAAATGTTTTCTACACAAGTTAAAAACCAGGTCTTTGACAGGGACACAGgcattgtaatttatttttggtgaAGTTTCCTTCAAGGAATATTGAGCTTGATCCAATCCATCCAGGATCAGCACAATCTTGTCGGTGTTCTTCTGCATCCAGGAGAAGCAAGCTGTGTAAAACTCCTCACTATGTCCTGGAAACATGTTTTCAAGCAATAACTGTCTAAGAGTCAATGGTTGTTCATAATTGGCATCCATCAACTTCAGGTGGATACAGAGTCGCTGAGGCAGGGAAAAAGCTTTTGCCAGCCTCAGGCTGAGGACGGTCTTTCCAGAACCAGCGCTGGCAACAATGCTGATGAATTTGTCTTTTTGATCCAACAGATCTTGGAAACAAACTTCTCTTTTGATCTTATTTTTGAACAGCTCGTTCGGACCTTTCGGATCGTATCTTTCATCAACAGGAACTGTATCTTTGCCATAGTATGTAATCTCGTGAATTATTGGGTGGACGACTGGAATTTCTTCTTTAGCACTGACACCTTGAAGACGTAACTTTCCTTCTTTTTCGAGGTAACTGATGCataaatttatcaattttCTCATGGAATTCCActctgcaaaaaataaacaaaactgatTCAAATTACGTCACATTTTGTGGTTAAAGTGTGAGGCAAGTGTTGAAATAAGTTGACTTAAAATGAAATAGAAATGTTACTTTAATATATATACTGGTGGaagaattttcaaatatatacagaaataatataatttatacCTAATACTTGGAGaatattattacatcacaaaggAAATTATGATGAATGACTACAAAATCTTAAAGATCAAATTGTAAGTGACAACAAGCATTAGGTTTCATTCAGGCAACATGTAGTAGCTTTAAAGTAGATTAAATACGAAATATATTGCCAGGTCATACAAACCCAAAATAAGATTTGCAAAGTCACGCACATTTAAATCACCAAATTTTGTGGGCTATAGccacattttgttttgaaaaacgtGTCCATAAAAAGTTGGGTGTGAGTTATATAATGACACTAACTAAACaaggtttttattttggcaCAAGACTTGTCGTAAATGCCTCTCGTATCCTGTTGCGTCAccagcaaataaaataaacacaagcaaataaaatataaatcataaCTTGAAAACTCAGGTTCTACTGAGATAACCGACAAAACTTTGACAAAAATGCTGCAGATGCACTTTGCTTCGTTTTCTTCAGTTTTGTCGTGTGTGAGTGAGCAGGTATTAGATATGTAGTGAGCAGATATATGATACAGTCTATATAAGGTTAATCTTTTGTGTGAATAGTTATTGTCATCATTATTATCTCTTATTGTCATCGCTGCCAGCAAATAGATAGCAACAGCAACTTTCTTGTTTTACTAATTATGTGTTAAATTCGTGGCCAAAGTTTAATCGTTCACGCAACATTACAGCCAGAGCATGATGGTTCATGTGTAACCGAGAGCGTGATAATAAGTAACGGCTAGTGAGCAGCGTAATCGTCCACTACAACCACAGTCTAcaccagtgattcccaaactgtgtgccgcggCAGCAGaatctcaggtgtgccgcgaatctttttggaattttggaaaagaactgtataaatatttaaaataaggcatgcagacaagcatatgcgacttaaaagctttctagctgcttcaatagctgagaaataagcacatgtgacgatgaaaccaattatggcattgtcgatagagtagggtaattttttaaagtaacatttcttctcttgtaagtgtgccgcgagcgttttctagtttttctggtgtgccacaagctgaaaaagtttgggaaccactgctctacAAGTTACGTCAAACACTTGTTAGCTGTCCTGATGCAGTGATGACGATGAAACGAGACATAAAGAGAATAGAAGATAATGCAACACACAGAAGCGCATGATGGCTGTACACcacataaaattttattagctAAGCAATGGGTTATATGTTACAAGTTATACTAGTTATATACCGACACTAACTAAACTAAACTTTCTTGTTTTACTAATCATGCGTTAAATTCGTGGTTAAAGTTTAATCATTCACGCAACATTACAGCCAGAGCATGATGGTTTATGTGTAACCGAGAGCGTGATAATAAGTAACGGCCAGTGAGCAGCGTAATCATCCGCTACAACCACAGTCTACACGTTACGTCAAACAATTGTTAGCTGTCCTGATGCAGTGATGACGAAGAAACGAGACATAAAGAGAATAGAAGATAATGCAACGCATAGAAACGCATGATGGATATACACCACATAGAATTTTATTAGTTAAACAATGGGTGTGGGTTATACACCAGTGTGGGATATACTGCCAATTCTCGTGTACACTATATATGTGTTTTgcgcttttaaaattgtttaaaggCGCCTAGTCCGCTAATTAATGACGCAAATGTAATTCCTCAGTTTTGTTTCCGAAGTGGACCTTGCCTTTTCTTACGGCCGGTGAAGCCAGTATTTAAAAACTGTTCTTTGTTTGTCATTCCTTTGATCATGGAAAATACatcatttcttttttcaatgggctTGTTACAGCAAAGGAAATAGTCAAATTTGGGAATGCGTTAGTCAATCGTGGTGACTTAGGTCCCGTACAATCCGCCGAGCGCCCCAGCCGTTGCTAACGACTGGCGGATTTTACATTTTCCTTACAAATTGAACACAAGTATTTTCAGTTGTTAAAGCACAGATTTTCATTCCCACAAAGAACATTAAATTTAATGTACAGCCAGGGTTGGTGAAGTAAATGGGGAAACACaatgacaaatattttatcaacaTAGATTGATAATTCAAGGAGATCTGTGGTTATCAGTGCAAGGAAAGATACAATGCAGCCTAACACTGACATCTAACGAAACATGCGGTATCGGGTCTCACATTCTACGTTCAAAGTAATCACCACTCGATGCTTGCTATGACCAACACGCATCAATGTAATATTTACCACCTGATGGACAAACTGCTTCTACATTGCAAGCAGAGCAACTTGTCGCCACACATCATAAAATCATCATGACATCAGATGTTAAATGAAAACACAACTTACATTTAATGTCATTTGCACGTAACAATAAGATGTTTGATGATGtctatttattattaatacaaGATATTTAAATTTCAGTTTAATGAGAAGTGATTACTCACCATCTTCATCAGATGAGCTTGTGCTGGGTGGTTGCGTGTAGTTGATGGTGACATTCTCAGCATCTGAAAATAGATCACTTGACATTTATTGTTGTGTTCCCAGCAAAAATCTGACCAAACCAAACATGAACCGATATAAGAGTATAtactttatatatatactttgtACTACTTTTTATACAACCTACCTTTTATAACTGGTGATTGGTTCAAAACAGCATCAGTAATATTTACATTTGAGCTTGTGCTTTGCTCTGCCATGACACTTTTCACAGCTTTGTTTGATATCTTAAATCGTTTGCTCtgtagaaacaaaaatatcagtTAAAGATTGCTAAATACTACCAACATAAACATATTGACCTATAAAGGTATAATTTGCATGAAATATAACCACTTGATGACTGAAAGTTACAGAGACCGGTTAAATTACTTTGAAAGTTATGCGTGATTAGCAAAAGTGGTGACAAGTTTCAGACTGGGCGATACTGGTAGTGACCCAGTCTATTTAAAAATCAGTAAATCTGCGTGGGTTTGATTTCACTTGATTGACAGGTTTGTCAATAAAACCTGTTCATAACCTGCTTAATTCcactaaattaaaatttagcaTCAAGCAAAGTTGAGTTTCaacgaaacatttttaatttataactaAACTATATATGTAACTATAACTACCTACACTATACtatttatataataactaTATATCTATCTCAATGAGTTTGAGATATTGTTGTTAACAAGCAATTTTATTATAAGCGATTCTTTCGATCTACAAACTTATTTCCAGTTATTCAGAATTTAACATCAAGCAATGTTGAGTTAATGAATTTCCGCTGAAATTAAATccattatttttaataaaacaccttcatttaaaaaaattagaacattttgtaaattcaTCTTTCAACTGAGGAACAACGTTACAACTGGGCGTAGCAAAGCTCAAACTTTTCATGAACACAATTCCTTTCCAAATAAGGAACCGAATTCGATTTAAAAGTTCTCATAATGTTGGTTAATCATTACACAAGATCATAATTAACCCATTGGTCGTTTGTCTTTTACCAGCTTCCATTGTATTATCAATCCAGTGTTTGAGGAAACGTTTACACAAAATatcaatcaataactagaacAACGACGATGGGTAGAAACTTATTTGTCTTAAGGATAATTTTGTGATTTCTTATCTGTAATAAAACCTGGTTTAAtgtgttgaaatatttgtataCCACAAAATAGTCAAACAACAGAACCTTATATCACAAGTAAGCAACAGAACAAAGTGTTGCCTaactcaaacaataaaaattgctaaactatagtaagaaaataaaaatttgtctgtGGGTTCCCCTTTAACTTTGGGAACACTGACTATACAATAAACCTGTCGGGTTATATCATACCTTTGGTGCCTTGTACCAGGTACCTTTTATTGACTACACAATACCATTTGTATGGTCAAAAATATTGACGATACAAATTGACAATTAACTTTTGATAACTTGaatgttttacataaaaatgcaTCACCAATGTTAGTGATGTAACAATGCTATAGTTTAAACCAAATTGCAACAATAACTCTGACAGTGTTATGCGTGGTACCATACATTCCGCTACTAGGGTTGTGTACTTTAATCCAAGTTATTTATTGGGCATTAGTTATtcatattattatattacaaCAAACTGAAAAAGTTTGTCGACCACAAAGCCTAGTTTAAAGGTGTGTGACCCAAAGTCCCATATATTTGAGATCggttaattattatcactCAAACTTGGTCAATGTCCAATGATGCATcgtatttatttgtttatctgCCTGACtcaatttaacatttactAATTACTACCACGCACAAAATTTGTGAACATGCTTCATTTCATAATTAGTTGTAAATTATTGCATATGTGCTGAAGGTTTAGTGATATGTTACTTaggtttaaaataacttaccaTTTCACTGGTTTTCTTGACATGTTTATCAGCTTTTTGATGGGTTTAAATTTATCCCTTTTTAGCACAAATCAGTGGAAAATATTTAACTAAATTaggtttttacattttacaagtGTAACGATTATTTTCTCGTTCATATAGCCAGGCTTAATTTCACATTTacggtgaaccgcgacaccTTTAACTGTGAGTAACCTTCAACTGTGAGACTTTGTAGCGTTATCACACTAATGAAACAAACCGATGATCTTCGAAAAGCCATATTTATTGGTCTCAGCCAGACGCCGACACAGACTAAAAACTCTAAAAAGCGCACAATATTTATACAGAACAAGTGATTAATCAAATCATGTGCCAAATCATGCCAAAATCATTAACCAAATCATGtgattaaaatagttaacaaaCGCGTTGGTGCTGATTGTTGAAAAATGCTTCAAGCAAAAACACGGTGATAAGTAACGACACAACATGTGAGGAACAAAGTCCGTAACACAAGCACCTgaacaaaattacaaacaatttatattttgctaCAAAGATCATACTAACAGTAATATATTTCACCTTAATTTGCAAACCATATAGTGCCATAATATTTATCCTTGGTCTGAGGAAACTTTTGTGCAAGTTatgattgtcacacattttttatttgttggtATTGTCCAAAGTTGAAATGGTTCATCAGGTTCACTGAACAACAGTAAGTGCcattaatgccttgcccaaggacATTACAATCATTGGGTGTCCAACGAGGGCCACATTATTACAAGTC comes from the Clavelina lepadiformis chromosome 5, kaClaLepa1.1, whole genome shotgun sequence genome and includes:
- the LOC143458755 gene encoding nucleotide-binding oligomerization domain-containing protein 2-like, encoding MAEQSTSSNVNITDAVLNQSPVIKDAENVTINYTQPPSTSSSDEDEWNSMRKLINLCISYLEKEGKLRLQGVSAKEEIPVVHPIIHEITYYGKDTVPVDERYDPKGPNELFKNKIKREVCFQDLLDQKDKFISIVASAGSGKTVLSLRLAKAFSLPQRLCIHLKLMDANYEQPLTLRQLLLENMFPGHSEEFYTACFSWMQKNTDKIVLILDGLDQAQYSLKETSPKINYNACVPVKDLVFNLCRKHFFPNSLLIITSRPHAVLYLHELARPQVTYALGDLSVFNSHELFLVFADEDLWRKINTTSSQMLSMCRNPLMLQMIISSNIDPSEDIGDASTPTRLFATVMKNLTQSGHIRNTEGFNELLKRLRVLAFDATMEGKVVLTAKQLRNAQVNPATIHDIVVQLHTHGLSVNSCLFEGNTKFYFCHQTFQEHLTASYVVYEMPLEEFQEFVETSLFQEHWTVVRRFVCGLLFDLGSKAVSGDLQTKKEILKKHLIQQLEFISEKFTESLPVVTKNNIFV
- the LOC143458596 gene encoding uncharacterized protein LOC143458596, which gives rise to MNSNLVPGFCFVMKHVTKQLDELNLFLCSLDANSFHEIASVIKEMKPGQIGKMDITGNHLQPSNIDDVIGLLRVVRDVLSMWNCFIGDDGRWRVANQDERSKIQSALNKIQTRLKVRDYRTKLERDSNQDGSSC